TCAAGAAAGCATTCATAAAAATGTAATGAACAAATTTCCAGCAGACAAAGAAGCTGCCAGCATTATAGAAATTCGATATGGAAACTGCTATAGTCCATAGAAATGGTAGTCTCGGGGAAATTCTAAATGAACCCCAAAACACCTCTTGTCACCTAGAGAAGTAAAGAATTTTctgaaacattttttttttaaaatcctcCTAACCCCAATTCTTTTTAGCAAAGCATCTCTCTAAACTGATCATCGTTTCAACGGGTCAACAATGTAAATTCTTTTAGCTGTTCCAGCTATGTTACTTCGACACTTTGGTTGACAAAGGGTGTCGGTGTCGGATCCTCCAACACTTCGACACGACATGACACCAAAATATATAGTGGTCTTATATATGAAATTTAATACATCTTGAGTGCAGAGGAGTGTCGGATCCTCCGATCCCTTGTCGGACACGACATCCCATTAAGATGTCTAAGCAACATAGTGTTCCAGCAAAAGCTGAGTCGCACACCAAACAAAGATGTAGCAGAGAGCGAAGAAAGATGTTAGTCATTGATATAACATTCCATTTAAGGGAGTAAAACAGTAATGATTGACACTGTCTTAAACATCACCACGCACCAAACACTAATCCCTACTTGTCTATTGTACCCAGCATTTCTCACAGCACTGTCATCGCCTAGCAACATCCACCTGACAGGAATCTCTAAATCTCTTACCAATAACCACAACCTCACCTAACATCAGCAACCACCTCAATGAGCACATTGAATTTATCATCATCGGTTTATCCTATGAGTGTTCTCTTTTAAACTAAATTTGAACCAAACTCCAGCCCTGGAATTGTAATTGACATTGGAGAAAGTTATAATCTACTACCTCTTCAACATGTGATCCCTTAATTATGCACTTGGCATAATTTAACAGAATAAAATGGTCAAGACATACTATACGATCCGGAACGCTTGTCACTGGTCAGGTGTTCTGGTGAACTCTCTTGAAAGGTTATAGATATATTGTTAGTTGAGAGTGCGTATTGGTACCTGTAGAAAAGCTCATCTTGAATTACGAATTGTGTCTATGGGTTTGAGGGAGatgaatattcaacataaaaaatttatatgGTCTGCTGTAACCATAGAGAAAATAAAATGGTCATCGCTGTTGCCGTCATAGAATTGCGGAAACGGCATCCTGTGGCTGTTATGTTGCGGACTATGCCCATCATGGCGTGAATTGATCAATTGGAACAATACGCTAGTACCACTTCATCGTTATCATCTAAGCGTATTTAACTATGCTTATCAACACTATATCTTATGATTTAGTACATAGATAAATAACTTTCCATGACTAAATTAAACTTCCCTCGCTAAAGAATAATTGGCACACCATCCTTACACATCATAATTAGGGATTAACATGATCCCACCAGAATATCGTTTTTAGTAGTTGTGCTTACCCTACATTCTCCTCTTTTCCAAACGAGGAATCAAAGAAAATCCTATCAAGATCTATTCCTACTACATAAGGAAATATGATATGCATTTTAGACACCCAGAAATGGTAGTACTTCCAAGATGAAGAAGAAAGTTGAGAGAGAGGGAAATAGTCCTTGGTACCCATGTGATTAAGAGGAGATAGTGAATAATAAGCTAACAAAGGTGGTTAAAAGCTTCCATATATGTAATGTCGCAAGTAttgtgaaaataaaaaataaaaggagtATGTTGCATGTATTGAAAAACGGAGGAAATATACAAGACGAAAGGAGAAAGTCTGATGAAGCTTTTTCATAGAGAATTTACATAGTACGTTAAATATAATAGCCTTAATGACGGATTATAATATCTAATACAGCAATGGGATGTCATCGTGTAATATAAAATACAGGCAGCTTTTCGTAGGATGCAAGTTGAATTTTGATGAAAAAGAGCTTTTCACTAATGGAACAACCTTTGCTTTAATTCCATGTCAGTAGCAGATTAACTGAAGCCTATTCTCACTAATTCATGTCCACCTGCCATATTAGTGGATTATTATATGAAGGGAAGAAACAATAAGGAGCCAATGAGCCTATACTTaggtaatactccctccgtccctcaAAGATCGCCCCAATTCCCATATTTGGATGTCCTTTTGAGTTTGCCCCATATCATACATACGTATAGGAGACCACTACTTCACTCTCACAAACTTTACTTTGGTCCGACCAATATTCTCTCTCATCAACTCTTCCCAAACAAAACTTAATAAAGCAACTTTTTCAATGGGGCTACATTtgagggacagagggagtataaccTTTGCTTCATATTGAACCTAAGCAATAGCAAGTTGGACGAAAGAAACAGCTACTATCAGAAAGGTAATTCAAGGCTTTCACAAATGTTAACAACACCCAACTAAACACAGCCTAAGTCACTTCTTCAACTGAAGCTCTAATTTCAAAGGTACAGAAATCTATCAAGCAAAATGTATCCTTGATCTTCTGCCCCTAAATAAACTTCACACTCCATTGCAAGTACACTtagaattcaaaattaatttcttCTATTCCCTCTACAAACCCACACTCTCATACATTATTCTTTATTCTTAACCTCCATGCAAAACCCAAATGTGAAACTTATTGTGGGACGGATGGAGCAACATCAAAGGAACCAAAACCATATCCTTCCAAATCACCCAAAGAAGACATAGAATGTAAGATCAGGCAACTTACTAGAATGTTTCTCGGACCATTCATTTCACCTTAAGTGCCCATACTATCAAATACTTAGCATTCCATACCAAGTATGGATACTTAACgcttcattttggaccaaaaaACACATGCACTGTTCTATACAATTGGCCAACTCCAACACTTGGACGCTACAGGTGTTTCATACAGGCAGCTAATTTGACTAAGTTCTAATCAGCAACCAACTCAAATACTAGTAGTAAGTCCAAGATACATACACGTACAATCAAATGTTACACAAACTTCTATCACAAATAACAAAAGCACAAATATGATCTGTGGGAGGCTCCTGCCAGTTGAGAGCACCAAAGTTGAAAACAGTTATATACAGAGCAAAATTTCATACCTTACGTTTTCTACTGTCCCGCTTATTTGACTTATCGTCCTCTTAATATCCCGTTCTACGCGGTTGTAGTCCTGTCCAGCGACATTTTGATTAACTTGTGTGATGTGTAGTTGAGATCTTTCTGGGTTAGATTTTAGCTAGAAGCAACTCCCCCCCACCCCccaccaaaagaaaaagaaaaagaaccgcaACACACAAAAAGGAGTAAACTGTTCATAGAAAAGAGGGGACAATGGTTAAATTACAGATCTTCTTTATAACTCATGCAAATCTTacccacacaaaaaaaaaagtatgaaaCAAAATCTTCCAATTAGAGATACAGACACGATTGACTCCACCAAATCCCCAAAGGAGGCACTGAGAAGAGTGAAAGCTAATATCCTTTCAGGCCCCATTGTCATTGAAAAGAAAGTCCAAAAGATTATACCTCCTAGAAATAACTTAAACATACGTTCATCTTAGTATAATTAGACTAAACCTCATGTTAGCAAATAAGGGGAAAGGGTAAAAGTTAAATGGGTGTTGGTCAATTAAAAGAGTAAACTAAAATAAGAACAAGGTTAGTATGAAACTCAAACTGATCTTCAGCTGTTAGAGATAACCATGGGTAAAGGAATTACCGTGTGAGAACCAGAGTTGATTAACTGTTGGTTCCTATCCTCTAATTCCTTGTAAGTCTGAAGCCTTCGCTCCTCAAGTTTCAGAGCATTTTCTGTAGCCCTGACTAACTTACCTACAATCAGTAGGACCATTTTGTTGGGTTAAAAAAAGGATTAAGGGGACTAGTAACTTTGGAAGAAAAACAACGCATGCTAGGAGTACAGAAGAAGGCACTCTCATGGATGAGAGTGAGAAAAACAATCTATAATAAGTCTCGTAAACAATCAACAATGGGCAACTGAAACAGATTTCAATAACAAGCTTGCAGCATACCTTCAAACATAAAAGACCTATAGGCCCAATTATAGGCCGAATTATAAGTTGTCAGATCTTGCAACAAATAATATAAAACAGTCATCTTGTCCCTTTAATAAATCAGTCTGACCTTAAAACTTGTAGGAAGAATGAATGACTCAATCTCAATTTGCCATGAATCCGTTATGTTTGGTTCTCGGTGAAGTAGAGAACacaaaaaaataggaaaaattgatattgacagttccaactatggccgtttaacttttaaaggtcctaacttttgattattctagagtggtctcaactttaaggtgtgttttccaagaatggtcctttggtttattaaactattaattaagttgatttaagcatatcatactgttccatttacttcatttaattaaaaaatatgattattgcacgagagatatgagtgttaattaagttatttagcacttaattttaactaagggaccatttttggaaaacactctctatagttgggaccaccctgacataatcaaaagttgggactttttaaagtaaatcggccatagttgggaccgataatatcaatttttcccaaaaaaatatAATAGTAAAAATGGGGATAAGGATCTAATTGTAACTTACAATAGATAAGATGGTCAACATTAGAATTAAAATTCTGGAGTAACCAAAACTGCTTTTTGTCTCTTTATTTGATGTTAACAACACTCTCCATTTTACATGGAAGAATAAGTTTCTTTATATGTCTACGTCCCGACATTACACTTTCTGTAGTTCTCCTTCTAGACCTTCAAGCTACTGACATGCATACCGACTTCTTAATTCAAGAAGAAGATGGAGGAACTCTACTGGTTGCTGCACCATGACGGTCCACCCAAGAAGTCATGAAAGACGAGCCAACCAATACGGGACACAGAGAGCAAAGTCATGGTTCAGCAACCAAGTTGAGTACACATCAGCATACTTCtattacccccccccccccgtccCAATTTATTATTTACACTTTCCGTTTGTAGTGAcccatttttaatttttacacttagaatctttccttttatattgtaaCATAAAAGTCCTTAAAATTCTGTCAAAAatctttctcattttcccaatggtgaccaaataataaataatgtaaTTTTCAACCATTAAATCTTTCACAGTTTCCCATTGGAACATTAAatctttctcattttcccaatgtaattttttttgataagaagtgaaaatattattaataaacataatttgCATTGTTTAAGTTATACAAAAAGAGAATCTTTATCCACATTAATTATATGTTAAATCACGTGCatgataccaaacgtaaagaataaaaagggacggagggagtactagttTCGACAGGAATTACATACTACTTCTACATTTTTTACTGACTTGGTATAAGAAGAAATTAAAGCCTTCATTGCAGTTGTATAAAACACACAACCTAGCATGACATCAAAGTAAAACAACAAGGTTGATGGTTTTGGCTCAACTTGTGTGTAAGGGCTACAGTCATGCGAGTGCTTCAGTTTCCAAGCAGCAAAGTCATTCAAGTAGGTATTCTATAGTTTGATAATAAACATTCTTTTTAGGACGAATCTTAGCTCTTCAAATCCAATGAATATCTTCCGAATACAAAGTGAGTCATTTATCAAACCAAAGATACAAGTATCCTACAAAATCATTGAATCTACCTAGTCCTTCTAAACTAGCAGGTAATTTCAACAACCAGTACCAGAGGGTTTTTTTTTAGTGGTTTCACTTGTACCCAGCCCTATTTATTGTACTTACTCTTGCGCTAACCCAGTCCCAAAGTTCAAGTTTACCAAACGCTTTCcaaataccaaaaaaaacagTGTCTACGAAATAATCAGAAGGACGAACACAGGATCCTAGGAAACCAATCAAGTGCGTAAGTGAATTCACCCAACAAAAAGATGCACAATCATCCAGCATAACTAATAAGAAATTAGTTACGTTGTCCCACAAAACACGAAGAACTTCATCACAGTAAAAGCTTAAGATAGAAAAGCAAGCAAACAAGAGAATGAAAGGGTGTACAATTCATACCTGCTGACTTTACTTCCAATCGCACATTTGGAGCTGATGTGGTTGAGGGTGCCTTTTCCTTGTCCAATTTATCTGCAGCTTCTTTAGCTAATTTTTCAGCTTCCTGTGCAGTTTTTCTCTCCTCTTCAGCTTTTTTAGCAGCCTCCAGTTTAGCCGCCTGCACCAAACAGGGGATGTGGTGTAAAACAAATGCATACACAGAACTAGGAGTACAGGAAACATACATTATATACTTCAAAGGAAACACTGTGAAGTACTTTAATATTTACTGTAGGTGAAGAATACTTgagtaaaattttgaatggagAATGAACCGAAGGAAGACCAGAATTCCTCCAAAGTCGAAGGTACAAATTAGTTTACTGGTCATGCTGAACATCATTATTAACCAAGCTATAGGACATCGAAGTAAAACATGGAACATCATTTGAAAGCCCTtcaaaatactccctccgtcccaatttagtcgttacactttccttttacATCCATCCAAATCTAACATTAATGCATGGACCTACTAATATCTTAGGTCACACACCCTCtgtcattcaattaaaaaagttCTTCCACTATATCACATCTACTTATCGCACAACACTTTGTACAATGACGATGTGACGATGAAATTGGGACGGAGGGATCATATAACATCTGCAACATGTGGCTTAGAGTAAAGTAAATGAAAGAAGCAGCAAGGGGTTGTTTGTTTGTGTTTTAGAAGCCTAAATACAGAAAAAGGTGACAATGATCCATTCAATTACCCTAGAGAAGCAGAAGAATCCCCGTAAACAAATTTAATGCCTCGCTAATGGTAATATAGTAAAAATAAATCCAATTTTTAAAGATCTCTCACCTTTTACCCCCACTTTTCCTACCTCTCTTGCTCCTTTTTAGCCTTTAGTAAATATGACAATGTTAAGTTTACAAACCTCTTGTTCTTCCTTATCTTTCTGTTGGCGCAATTTTTCTTCTTGCAAagctttctcttttcttttggcTTCTTCAACAGCAGCATCAtctcttatttttctttcttctaaCTGTGATATGTGCTCATGATCCCTTTGAATGGCTGTTAAGTGATTATCAAGAGCTTCAGCACTGCAATGGTTGAAAGAAAAAGTCAAAACAAGAGAAAGCAAAGTAAATTTGTCAACATATGTAAATGAGTGAAATCCATTTTGTGGGGAagaggggtggggttgggggtaCTTCAGCCACTCCTTGAACAAATAACTACCTCAGACATAACTCGGAGCCAGCCCATgccaaagtaaataaaaagggTTGAAACCATAACACTCAAGAAAATCCCAAAGTAATCTAAGTGGCATCTTACATCTTGCGTTGGTAATGCAAGTCCAGCTTTCTGTCCATCTGCCGTCTAGCATCAGTGTTTTTCTCAACTTGAACAAGGGCTGATGTAGACTTCTCCTTTTCAACCACCAACTGTGTCTCCAATGCTGCTAGTTGGTTCCTGATTTCCTCCTGTCAGATAGTTTTTGAAACTTTAATTTCTGCCCCAGATAAGAAAGCTTAAGCCTTCCTTCCCAACAACAAGCTTCTGTTTCTACTTTAGATTGCCTCTTTGAGATTGTTTATTTCTCTAAACATATTAATCAGGGAACTTGGAAATTCGGAGGGCATGTGTCAGAAGGCAACTGCAGCAATGCAACATCCTTGAAAGTAGGGTGTGAATTGAAAAGAAATGTTATAGATTCATATAATGAAGCTTCTTAGTTTAAATGAAGCGTCGTAGTTTATGGACATTAGACATGACAAAattgcattaaaaaaaaaaaaacaggcacACTACATTAAGTGATCTAAGATTTTTTTTGATACAGGTGCACTTTAAGTTAAGCTATGTTTTAGCACAACATTAAAGGTAACAAATGACAAACATACACATATCAGATAGATGGAACAAACCTTAACGCCAAGCTGGTGTTCGTGCGTCAGCTCAAGGAATGCACCTTCTACCACCCCCATTTTATCCATGACAGAAACTTGCATCTGCTGCATCTCTTCGTTGTCTGAATCATCACTTTCACTAAAAGAAACAGTTGCTGGCATCTTAGTAGAGATAGCATATACATATAGCTCTCACATGTGCCAACTAAAAATATTAAGCATAACTTACAACTCTTCACATATCTTACTTCCTATTTTTCACACTATTCAATTCAATCACGACCCACTAATATTTTAACACACGTGAAATTTCATTAGATGCTTCAGTCAAGCATACTCATTACAAAAGTCTCTCATACAAGTAGATAGAAGTGAGAACCTAATTGAAAAATGCAATTCATCCCAGTAAACGTCAAAGACTGAGTAGCACTACAACactagaagaagaagaaaaaacagagaagaaaagaaaaagtcaCCATTTCAAGTATAGTACTTCATAGCTTCTAAAAAAGATATAAGTAGAAAAGGAAAAACATTGGTAAACCCTCTTCACGAGGGAAGTTCTTCAAGTATTACGTATATGTTGTCCAAAAAGAAGAAATGCATATTTTCTCATATTTTCTTATGAGATACAGAGTAATAGTTTAACATATAACCTATCCGTATTACTCTTATGTAACATCCCTTCAAATTCTAATTGGCACTAATCAGTAATCACTAACTTAACAAGGATCACAAACTTATGCATACTCCTTAATTTTACCATCAAGGATAAAAGTGATCTTTTTTGGTAGGAGTTTATGTACATCCTTTCTGTAAGTTGTATACCCCGGTTTAATTTAGGAGATTTGATAAAGGATCCAATCTcaagttaaaacttcaagaaAAACATAGAAAAGGGCAGAATATGATCATAGCTACTCACTATTTTCTTATCATGTGTCCACATAACTcgctttttgtttttgtttcatACTGATTATAATTTGTGCTTAAAATACCAAGAAACTATAGTCATCATCAAATTACAATGCTATATTACTTGTCAATTTTCAATATCAACTCCTTAACTAATTACTGAATAGAGGGAATTATCCTAATAAACAAATACGAAAAGAGGATGAGCACAATGCAGTGATGCACATGTAGTTTCTTTATAACTTGGAAACAATACCTGAGATAAATATCATTACAAGTAAATCGACTCACTGGCACCAAGCTCCTAGCCTCAGTTCCATCTTTGCCGTCGGATTCATCCATCTCGTCATCATCTTCATCCATCttgtcatcatcatcatccactCGCATTACGAATGCCTTCGCCTTTACCTCATTCTTTCCTCTCCTTCCAATCTTGCGAAAATCGCTACATACACACGCACAAACATACAAATCAATCCAAAAGTTCACTCACCTCAATTCACCAAAAACAAACACATGAAATTCCAAATTAAAAGTAATCAAATGTCAAGAACAGAAGAAAACATTACCGAGCTGGTGATTTGACGAAAGGTTTAGGGTTTAACGGAGAATCAGAACCATTATTGTAGAGCTTATTCTCCAATGAGCTCAACTCCGACATAAGATCATTGAAATTCCAACTAGGGTTCGGGTCAATTGAGATTCCGTTTACATTCTTCGGACATCGTAACTCCAATTTGATCATCCCCCTTTCGATCAACACAaacaaaatttgtcaaaaaaatcGAACTAGAAACCTAAAATTAgtgaaaacaaaaaagaaattggGAAGAAACTTGTACTTACATAATTTAGGGATTCGAAATTAGACGACAAAATTGTGAAGTGTTAAGTTAATTAGGAATCGAAACCCTAATTTTCTGGAATAATACGAGAGAGATTGATGCGAAGTTTGGCTATTGTTGTTGTTTCAGACTTTCAGTGTTGACGAGAGAGAAGTGAAGACAGAGAAGAGAGGGAAGAGCGAAAGAGGGAGTTTTTAAATGACGCAAAATCACAGCGTCACTAAAACGCAGCG
This sequence is a window from Spinacia oleracea cultivar Varoflay chromosome 1, BTI_SOV_V1, whole genome shotgun sequence. Protein-coding genes within it:
- the LOC110793446 gene encoding mRNA export factor GLE1, whose translation is MGMIKLELRCPKNVNGISIDPNPSWNFNDLMSELSSLENKLYNNGSDSPLNPKPFVKSPARDFRKIGRRGKNEVKAKAFVMRVDDDDDKMDEDDDEMDESDGKDGTEARSLVPVSRFTCNDIYLSESDDSDNEEMQQMQVSVMDKMGVVEGAFLELTHEHQLGVKEEIRNQLAALETQLVVEKEKSTSALVQVEKNTDARRQMDRKLDLHYQRKIAEALDNHLTAIQRDHEHISQLEERKIRDDAAVEEAKRKEKALQEEKLRQQKDKEEQEAAKLEAAKKAEEERKTAQEAEKLAKEAADKLDKEKAPSTTSAPNVRLEVKSAGKLVRATENALKLEERRLQTYKELEDRNQQLINSGSHTDYNRVERDIKRTISQISGTVENVRSKGTKLVEILNNPACPQSVVVAMLAKKVISIYEAPNTNFNSSAFACGHVIVYVSSQVPAVMDCLLAEFHKACIYTVPKHIMYSKAGFETEEAYYKAIGYREDGKLETTDCYLERLESLMKLYGALVQTDARVQNKHGLEEGWAWLARFLNGLPPNRYTAVALGAFLEMAGFALHRKYKNQFTKILNAISREFVPTLRARDPNAGSKITRILDYIESQKFLQEPVGWRLREALLSNSSIPEPEHNQQQYHQQQYHQQQYNHAPNRRYTYRR